A region of the Salvia splendens isolate huo1 chromosome 11, SspV2, whole genome shotgun sequence genome:
GGTCTCCCCAATTCCTGATAATCTGTCTTTTGAGAAAGGTTTTTTCGCCGTTGTTCGCGCTTGCCAATTGTTGgcacaaaaaaatgaaggacTCGTATTAATAGGAGTAGCAGGTCCTTCTGGAGCTGGCAAGACTGTGTTTACTGAGAAGATACTTAACTTTATGCCAAGCATTGCTATCATCTCAATGGACAACTACAATGATGCAAGTCGAATTATAGATGGAAACTTTGATGGTAGAGTGCATTCGTTTAATTTTACTCTCTGCTCACTAGTCACTGCTATTGGTTGGGATTCTTCTTATATGTTGAGTTTTCTACTGGACATCATAAAACTTTTCTATGAGTGCTGATACCTGACCTTTAAATGATTCTCTACATGTGAAATGATTACATGGTCCTTTGTTGTATCAAACAAACAGATCCGCGCTTGACAGACTACGACACTTTGCTGAAAAACATTTGCGATCTCAAGGACGGGAAGCCAGTTGATGTCCCAATATATGATTTCAAGTCCAGTTCTCGCATGGGATACAGGTCTTTAATCCCCTAGAATTACTGTCTTGCATATTTTGGTTGATCCTAATTAGTTAAGGCGCCCTTTATTGCTGATCTGTGACATTTTTAACGTGGTTATGATTAAGAGTCTTCTTTTGTTATGGTTTCTCTTATCTGGTTATTCACGAGCTTGATTGTCTTTTGacctttacaaaatttaaatattcaGTTAATAAAATTGCTGGTATCCTAAAGTGTTGTTAGGATACTCCAATTAGGTTAGTAAATCTTGGAATCCTTGACTAGCTTAAACTACTATGCTGTTGTTTGTCACTAGCATCTATTTCTCATCCGTCGTGATTACGCCTTTTTACCTTGTGATTCCTAGTTTTAGTCTCTTTTCTGGGTGCTCGGCATTGCCTTTTAAAATGGGCGAAAATTGAAATGTCACTTTGTCAAAAACAAGGAAATCTATGACAGGGTCTATATAATTGCATGATACTATGTATTGCCttttaatttcatgaaatgacaCTGATGACAGGACTGTTGAAGTTCCAAGCTCTCGCATTGTGATTATAGAGGGCATCTATGCTTTAAGTGAAAAACTTCGCCCTTTTTTGGATCTGCGGGTGTCTGTGACCGGTGGCGTTCACTTTGATCTTGTTAAAAGAGTTTTACGAGACATTCAACGTGCTGGACAGGAACCAGAAGAAATAATACACCAAATATCTGAAACAGTGCGTATTGCTGATCCTTAAGCTAGAAGTGTCGTTAAGTATCTTATATGCTTTCTGGAAGTTCTCAGTTACACTTCTCTGCAGGTGTATCCAATGTATAAGGCTTTTATTGAACCTGACCTCCGCACTGCACATATAAAAATTATCAACAAATTTAACCCGTTTACTGGATTCCAGTGCCCCACTTATATACTTAAGGTAACCTTCGATTCTATAAAGTTCGAGCTTAGAGTGTGTTCCATTAACTCTGCCTGAAAGATTCCAACTCTACAAACTTTGAATAATTCTTTTATAGAGCTTATAATCTCACCCTGTATCATTTACTCTAGTTGATGCTTTTGTAGAAGAGGGATTTATTATAGTAATGGTTTTTTTCTTTGGTTACCATAGATAACTGTTTGGTTCATGCTTGTTTAGTCTAGGAAAAATGTGACCGAGGAGGAAATCAAAGCCGTTATGTCCAAAGATCATACAGAAATCACCGAACAGACTTACGATATATATCTTCTACCTCCTGGTGAAGATCCAGAGACCTGCCAATCTTACCTGAGGATGCACAATAAAGATGGACAGTATAATCTCATGTTTGAGGTCTGTTCAATGGCTATTGCAATGGAATTTCAGATAGTATTCATTGTTATGTTTCCATtgcattttgctattttttctttcttgcaACACACATACTCATTTATATCGACTATGCTCAGTAAATTGTATTAACTGCTACAATATTGCATGCAAGCACTACACTGGCTGAAAAGGGATGTTAAAAGAACATTAAGAACAGAATTCAAACATGAATTTGGTTTCTTTTTCTATGAATCAGTTTTGGTAATTTGTTGTTTGGCTTTTAAAGTTAGTTTTTGATCTAACCACGGTTTAGGCTTACTTGCTTACTCCTTTATCCATATAAATTGTCGTACATTTTAAATTGTGAACCTTCAGTTCCTGATCTCTCTGAATCATCTGCTTCTTCTTTGGATGAATGATTTAATTCCCCAACTCCAGAAAATCCTTCAGGGATTCAGATGCGTAAACTAAAATAGTATAGGTTCTGAAAATCCCCTTTCACGATCTCTCTATCAATATAGGTGTTTATGGTCTGATCTCATGATCGTCTAATAGTTGCTAGGAAATGTAGCAGCTAATGGATTTATATGTTTATTATGTTTTCTTCAACAATTGGATGATGAAAGTTCATAAATCATTATAACAGCAGGAACAAATTTTTATGGATTGTCTAAAACATGGATATAATTTTCGTTTCAGGAATGGGTCACTGACTCTCCATTCGTCATATCTCCAAGAATCACGTTTGAAGTTAGTGTACGGCTCCTCGGTGGATTAATGGCTTTGGGATACACAATCGCATCCATTCTCAAACGTAGTAGCCATGTCTTTTGCGATGAAAGGGTCTGTGTAAAG
Encoded here:
- the LOC121755089 gene encoding inorganic pyrophosphatase TTM2-like, producing MVKDACSDELSHRKHGLLKDQVQLVKRKDSDRYEVSPIPDNLSFEKGFFAVVRACQLLAQKNEGLVLIGVAGPSGAGKTVFTEKILNFMPSIAIISMDNYNDASRIIDGNFDDPRLTDYDTLLKNICDLKDGKPVDVPIYDFKSSSRMGYRTVEVPSSRIVIIEGIYALSEKLRPFLDLRVSVTGGVHFDLVKRVLRDIQRAGQEPEEIIHQISETVYPMYKAFIEPDLRTAHIKIINKFNPFTGFQCPTYILKSRKNVTEEEIKAVMSKDHTEITEQTYDIYLLPPGEDPETCQSYLRMHNKDGQYNLMFEEWVTDSPFVISPRITFEVSVRLLGGLMALGYTIASILKRSSHVFCDERVCVKIDWLEQLNCHYLQVQGRDRFIVKSVADQLGLNGSYVPRTYIEQIQLEKLVNEVMALPDDLKTKLSLDEDCASSPKEALSRASAERAAARTKHLRSGLSHSYTSNRDKHLSKINRRFEDRTADPQAALTNQGAAAQLSEQISTLNDRMDDFTSRVEELNSKLINKKPSPSSQNLAQAEILNGSAPTSYFISWLENGSLTGSMMPNSLSSSQLAKDTSFVDEITSIARGQRQVIIQLESLSSLLRESLGERPGTDRRRSRGDITGNSSSKVVMILASVAVCGLGICLFKGLSSRN